The Megalobrama amblycephala isolate DHTTF-2021 linkage group LG22, ASM1881202v1, whole genome shotgun sequence sequence GTATTGAGCTTATTGAGAAGGTGAGTGAATATTATGTTGATGATTATACTGTGAggggaaaaataaaatttttcagTATTAACTCGtgtggaaaaaatatatattgactGTCACAATCTACAATTCATTGTAGCCCATGGGTATCATGTCCATCCTTGAAGAGGAGTGCATGTTCCCCAAAGCCAGTGATTCAACATTTAAAGCTAAGCTTTATGACAACCATATGGGGAAAAATCCAAACTTCCAGAAGCCCAGGATTGTCAAGGGTAAACCAGAGGCACATTTCTCCCTGGTTCACTATGCTGGCACTGTGGACTACAACATCTGTAACTGGCTGGTGAAGAACAAGGACCCTCTCAATGAGACGGTTGTAGGGTTGTTCCAGAAGTCAACTCTTAAACTGTTGTCTATTCTGTTTGCTAATTATGCCAGTGCTGACTCAGGTAAGTACACACATAAGTGTgacatgaaaaaataataagcaCTACTTTCActgtttaataataacaaaaatcatttatttcacAGCTGCAGATTCTGGAGGTAAGGCTGGCAAAGGTGCCAAAAAGAAGGGTTCTTCCTTCCAGACGGTGTCAGCCCTCCATAGGGTatgaaataatataacaatatattgtttCACAAGGTTTTATTGCATATAAATCTAAATCCTCTGTGGTCTACCAACAGGAGAACTTGAACAAGCTGATGACCAACTTGAGGTCAACTCACCCTCACTTTGTGCGCTGCATCATCCCCAATGAGACCAAGACTCCTGGGGCGATGGAGAATCCTCTGGTCATGCACCAGCTGCGCTGTAACGGTGTGCTGGAGGGCATCAGGATCTGCAGAAAGGGATTCCCCAACAGGATCCTGTATGGAGATTTCAAGCAACGGTTAGTATGAAACCAAATAGCTTTCATGTCTTACAAAATTTCATGTATGACTCCAAGTTATTGCAAGTTGTAAATTTAAGCATTTactagaataaaaataaatacatataaaaaataattgttaatgTGTTTTTCTTATAGATACCGCATCCTAAATCCTGCTGCTATCCCTGAGGGTCAGTTCATTGATAACAAGAAGGGTGCAGAAAAACTTCTGGGCTCTCTGGACATCGATCACAACCAGTACAAGTTAGGACATACTAaggtatttttatattaacattaactTTTTCCAAAGCCACTTTTCCCATTGTCACCCTTTTGACACAGAATTCTTTACTATTTAGGTCTTTTTTAAGGCTGGTCTTCTGGGTACTCTTGAGGAGATGCGAGATGACCGTCTTGCACTTATTATAACTGGAATTCAGTCCAGGGCTCGTGGTTTTCTATCAAGAATTGAGTTCCAGAAAATTGTGGAAagaaggttagatttttgctctTTAATATATTCTCtaagttacatttaaaatgcaagactgaacatttttatttaataatctaCAGAGATTCTTTGTTGGTGATCCAGTGGAATGTACGCGCCTTCATGGGGGTCAAGAATTGGCCCTGGATGAAGCTCTACTTCAAGATCAAACCTCTGCTGAAAAGTGCAGAGACTGAGAAAGAAATGGCCAACATGAAGGAGGAATTCACCAAGTTGAAGGAGGCTTATGCCAAATCTGAAACTCGCAGAAAGGAGCTTGAGGAAAAGATGGTTTCTCTTCTCCAAGAGAAGAATGACCTGCAGCTTGCAGTGCAGTCTGTAAGTTCACATTTAACTCTgcactttttttacattttcacaagtcagaaaacaaaataagttttcaacttttttttttcattttgatagGAGCAAGATAATCTTACAGATGCTGAGGAGAGATGTGAGGGTCTGATCAAGAGCAAGATCCAGCTTGAGGCCAAAGTCAAAGAAATGACTGAGAGACTGGAGGATGAAGAGGAAATGAATTCTGAGCTGACTGCAAAGAAACGAAAGCTGGAGGATGAATGTTCTGAGCTCAAGAAGGACATTGATGATCTTGAGCTCACTCTGGCCAAAGTGGAGAAAGAGAAACATGCCACTGAGAACAAGGTCAGTTTTCAACACCGAACCTGTTAGTGATGCAAGAATGGTGTGTTAAGTGTCCATTCATACAATGGCACATTTCTACAGGTTAAAAACCTGACAGAAGAGATGGCAGCTTTGGATGAGATCATTGCTAAGCTGACCAAGGAGAAGAAAGCTCTTCAGGAGGCCCATCAGCAAACGCTGGATGACCTCCAGAGTGAGGAGGACAAAGTCAACACGCTTACCAAAGCTAAAGCCAAGCTGGAGCAACAAGTGGATGATGTAAGGGCCAGAAAACATAAGACTAGAATTAAAATGAggagctttttttttaaaaataattgtttaaacatttttatattttttggatGAAATATAGCTCGAAGGTTCTTTGgaacaagaaaagaaaattcgcatggatcttgagagagctAAAAGAAAGCTTGAGGGTGACTTGAAGTTGACTCAAGAGAATGTGATGGATTTGGAAAATGATAAGCAGCAGATGGAGGAGCGGCTAAAGaagtaatatatattatatattatagcaTATAAAACCATATTTGGTCAATAAGGTTCCATCTGACCTTAGTCAACTACATtatttaacatgaatcaataatgaaaaacactttttaagcATTTATTATTCTTAGGTGATGTAAATTTAAACATTTCCTAACACATTATCAAAAATCGAaatttaatattgttaatactgtaaatattaataaatgggCCTGAGCTGACATAAGCTAACAatgaaaacttttatttttcattaattaatgttaaagtttaataaatactgtgacacatgtattgttcattgttagttaatgctgTTTGATGCAATATCTAATGGCAGGAAAGACTTTGAAATAAGCCAGCTCAATAGCAAGATTGAAGATGGACAAGCTTTGGAGTCCCAACTCCAGAAAAAACTGAAAGAGTTGCAGGTAAACTTTACATGACTTAATAATATAAGACAGTTGGATAGTTAGGAATTTTAACCTTAATTTTGAATTTATGCACATTACTAGGCCAGAATTGAAGAGCTTGAGGAAGAGCTGGAGGCTGAGAGAGCTGCTCGCGCTAAAGTTGAGAAACAGAGAGCCGATCTGTCCAGAGAACTGGAGGAGATCAGTGAGAGGTTGGAGGAGGCTGGTGGAGCCACTGCTTCCCAGATTGAGATGAACAAGAAACGTGAAGCTGAGTTCCAGAAAGTGCGCAGAGACCTTGAAGAGGCCACTCTGCAACATGAGGCCACTGCAGCTACACTGAGGAAGAAACATGCAGACAGTGTGGCTGATCTGGGAGAGCAGATTGACAACCTCCAGAGAGTGAAGCAGAAGCTGGAGAAAGAGAAGAGTGAACTCAGACTGGAACTGGACGATGTGGTCACCAACATGGAGCAGCTTGTAAAGGCAAAGGTGAGTGAGAGAAATTATGCTGAGAGTCTATTACATATGTATTGTCAGTCAAAGAAAGCAATCAACTATGACATAATTTATCATCAAGACAAACTTGGAGAAAATGTGCAGAACTCTGGAAGACCAGATGAGTGAGTACAGAACCAAGGCTGAGGAAGGTCAGCGCACAATCAATGATTTCACCATGCAAAAAGCCAAGCTGCAAACTGAAAATGGTAAGAACACAAAATATTGTGTTATGTTACCAACTGTACCATAATGATACTtggagaaaatatttttttaatattacattcaGGTGAACTCTCCAGACAGCTTGAGGAGAAAGACTCTCTGGTATCTCAGTTGACCAGAGGCAAGCAGTCCTACACTCAGCAAATTGAAGACCTCAAAAGACAGCTAGAAGAAGAAATCAAGGTTTTTCAAAATCTCCATCTAAGTCTAAATTTTTTGCTAAAGACATAAAAATTCACTATTCACTGCTGTAATAAACCACTGACcccaattttatttttcatttatttactttttcagGCTAAGAATGCCTTGGCCCATGCAGTTCAGTCTGCTCGTCATGATGCTGATCTGCTAAGAGAGCAGTTTGAGGAGGAGCAAGAAGCCAAGGCTGAGCTGCAGCGCAGTATGTCCAAGGCAAACTCTGAGGTGGCTCAGTGGAGAACCAAGTATGAAACTGATGCCATCCAGAGGACTGAGGAGCTGGAAGAAGCAAAGTAAGaaacaaacaatatttaaatgttaaaagagTCTGGTCTTTAGTGATGAGACACTTTTCTGAATTTTTTGCTATAGTTTGTGGCATTTTTTTAGATGTTCAAACACAATTTAATCAATGAATTGATTATTACAGGAAGAAATTGGCTCAGCGTCTGCAAGATGCTGAAGAAGCTGTGGAAGCTGTTAATGCTAAATGCTCCTCTCTTGAGAAGACCAAGCACAGGCTGCAGAATGAAATTGAAGATCTCATGGTGGATGTGGAGAGATccaatgctgctgctgctgctctggACAAGAAGCAAAGAAACTTTGATAAAGTAAGGAGAGAAAGTACATTTTATCATTAGCTGGAAAAATTAGCcatatatttacaaaacaaaataccatGTAAAATATCAAATAGCATTgaaaatgttcaattttaaattgatacTAAATGTAAATTTCTAACTATGGATAGGGTCTAGTACTTCAGGGTCTATTCTTTACTACAAAGCCACTTGACCAAAACTGCACTGCTCTCATTGGCCTTTTGGCCTTGTTAAATTTAACCAGGTCCTGGCTGAGTGGAAGCAGAAGTATGAGGAATCCCAAACTGAACTGGAAAGTGCTCAAAAAGAAGCTAGATCTCTGAGCACTGAACTCTTTAAATTGAAAAACTCATATGAGGAGTCATTGGACCACCTGGAGAGCATGAAGAGGGAGAACAAGAATCTCCAAGGTAAGAGAAGTTTTACAATTCCAAAccattactttttaattacGGCCCAAGCCACTAATGGTGCAGGGCCCTCTTGATACCCTAAGGATtcttattagggcccaagccactCAGGAACAGGGCCCTTTTATTTTTctaaggaatttttttttttttccgtcatcTGGGTTTTTtggggggccttaacatgctcaaaaacattGAGGACGTAAAATTGCGAGCAAATTTTTGATATCTTGAACGGTTTGGTcgtggcgaggcaacaaatttatggcgagaaaaggtaaacatgaaatgtgttttaacctctgcatacattgattgatttttatgaaacttcagctgtgtgcTCATTGTAGGAagccgatcacatggatgtgactattgtgagtcaaagttatagcgccatcaactggcagcaggaagtgtgtcagGATTGTcatccagtagacatgggcaaagcctcaGAAAAAGGCAGAAAGGAGGGCCTCTCTAGTGCCACCTTTTGAAAAGAAAtggggggttagtttaaccTATAGTCACCAAACTCGATACACACATTGTTCTCATTAAGCCagacaactttctaatttacagtcattagctctgaccaacaggaagtctgatattttggtttgaatgtggatttttttctctgtgacttatgacattctatgacatgaaattctaaattcatcaaaatcttatggatgtggctgttgtggtttgtgatcaTATGGGCACcagctgctgcagtaaatgtggtgtatTCAAATAactttgacatagtccttttatgtttacaccttttaaatgcctattgcccgctgtgcacagttgccctgaagccaccagggtggcggtgccaccgggcttgggcccgccatcgctgcttgcagctatatatataaaaaaaaaaaatcaaacttcCAGGGCTTTTTGGGGCCctgaacatgctcaaaaactcttaaaactttgcacacacattggaatctgcgGCCATCAGGGctgggcagaagctggtacccgggcgtggcaggggggctcgacagtgCCTCCTTGAATGGGATCCAAAAACTTGGCCATATATCAAACATGCTTGCATGTATaagtatgaaactcggtacacatatagacctcggtacacatataggccgaacaactttcgtgctctaagttatacGCCAGCTCAACAGGAAGTTGGCTATTGcaggttgtttgaaaaacgcatgctctggaatttgatatactcctcctaggcgattaatccgatcaccaccaaactcagtcagaatgaagtcaagacattgaggatgctaaattgccagcggatttttgatatctcaaacggtttggccatGGAAAGGCAACAAATTTAAGGCGAGAAAAGAGAAACAggaagtgttataacttctgcatacattaattgttgtttatgaaacttcagctgtgtgttcaTTGTGCAAGGCAGATCAcgtggatgtgactattgtgagtcaaagttatagagccaccaactggcagcaggaagtgtgtcactttcaacatgctttgagatcaccctcttatttttacccatcagaataatgtcaaaacatggcagatgtagacctttgaaaagaatcgTGATATCTCctcaaacactgttgccatggcaacacatcaaacttGAATATTAgttttggatgcttttgagactcttagcatacttcaaattgcatgaaactcaacacacacacacgaggaTTGTtatccagtagacatgggcaaagccttagaaacgggcGGGGAGGAGGGACTCTATAGCGCCAcattgtagtgcagtaaatgtagagtgaatttgacatagtcctttaaagtttaaccgttttaaatgcctattgcccgctgtgcacagctGCCCtcaagccaccggggtggcggtgccactgggcttgggcccgccatcgctgcttgcagctatattttttttgtttttacactttttgttatactagTTGATACTcacttcacatcctgatagcaatcaataatagaagtggtctaaatatataaaacatgtaCACATAAATACTGTGAAAGTCTaaggaccaaaaaatgtttgttcaaTCGGTCCGAATGCAATGATACAATGTCCTACACTCctgaaggaggcgtggctttggaaagtgctctgaagggagggtgggatctcatTCTTttaaagctagcttgctattgctagtcTCTCTGAAACTACTGCCTACTATGCTTAATTGCTTATATATCTGAGCATACATGTTATTTCTATTGCACAGAGGAAATTTCTGACCTGACTGAGCAAATTGGTGAGAGTGGGAAGAATATTCATGAGCTGGAGAAACTTAGAAAACAACTGGAGCAGGAGAAACAAGAGATACAAACTGCTCTGGAGGAGGCTGAGGTAAAAAGAACAATCATTTTCCTCCCAAAATTCTTATTCCTTTGACAACTCTTTGATTTAAATCAAGCTATTAAAGCAAATGGTCATTCCACCCTAAAACACAGAGCTAAACAAATCTTTAAATTTCAATAATAACAAACACCGATTTTACTCTTCATAGGGTTCCCTTGAACATGAGGAAGGCAAGATACTTAGAGCTCAGCTGGAGTTCAATCAAGTCAAAGCTGATATTGAACGTAAGCTGACGGAGAAAGATGAAGAGATGGAGCAGGCCAAGAGGAACCAGCAGAGAGTGGTGGATACCCTGCAGAGCTCACTGGAATCAGAGACTCGCAGCAGGAATGAAGCTCTCAGGCTAAAGAAGAAGATGGAGGGAGACCTCAATGAGATGGAGATTCAGCTCAGCCAGGCTAACAGGCAGGCAGCAGAAGCCCAGAAGCAACTCAAAGGACTTCATGGACATCTCAAAGTATGATTAATCTTCAAATCAAGATTTTATGATGCTTAGGTGAAATCCAACATAGTTCTTCAGTCTTTTCATTAGTAAAATTTGTACTCTACAGGATGCCCAACTGCAACTAGATGATGCTCTTCGTGGTAATGATGATCTAAAAGAGAACATTGCCATTGTGGAGAGACGCAACAATCTGCTGCAGGCTGAACTGGATGAGCTGAGATCCCTTGTGGAACAGACTGAGAGAGGAAGGAAACTGGCTGAGCAGGAACTGCTGGATGTCAGTGAGAGAGTTCAGCTCCTGCATTCTCAGGTATGACACATTTGCACTAGAAAAACACAAGTAAAACCTTTAAACCCTCTCTTAGTAAACAATATAAACTAGAAATTACATGCATGTCAGTATTCTCTATGTTCAGAATACCAGCCTACTGAATCAGAAGAAGAAGCTGGAGGGAGATAATACTCAGCTTCAGACTGAGGTTGAGGAGGCAGTGCAGGAGTGCAGGAATGCTGAGGAAAAAGCCAAGAAGGCCATCACTGATGCTGCCATGATGGCTGAGGAGCTGAAGAAGGAGCAGGACACCAGTGCTCATCTGGAGCGCATGAAGAAGAACATGGAGCAGACCATCAAGGACCTGCAGCATCGTCTGGATGAAGCTGAGCAGATCGCCATGAAGGGTGGCAAGAAGCAGGTCCAGAAACTGGAAGTCAGGGTAAGTTGCTGATGTTTTTAGAAACAAGTATACAGTGTTTTCTGTAAAATGCTTATTCTAAAATTTTAAAGTTTGATACTAAAATTGTTACACATTTGTTAGGTCAGAGAGCTGGAAAGTGAGGTGGAGATAGAACAGAGAAAGGCCAGTGACTCTGTCAAGGGAATACGTAAATATGAGAGACGCATCAAGGAGCTCACCTACCAGGTAGGGAAAATATTACCTACTAACAATTTTGCCCCTGGTTGATTTGATCAATGTatctattgaaaataaaaatgctgtctTACAGTATTAAAATGTATACTGGATATGCTAAAAACATATCTTTGAATAGACTGAGGAAGACCGAAAGAATCTGGCTCGCCTGCAGGACCTGGTGGACAAACTCCAGCTGAAGGTCAAATCCTACAAGAGAGCTGCTGAGGAGGCGGTGAGTATTTTCCCCTTGCTGGTGCCATCATATGATACAACTTCTGCAGTAATTGTATCTTTTAATTTTCACAAATGCTGTTGTGTGTAATCTTTAGGAAGAACAAGCCAATTCCAACCTGGGCAAGTTCCGTAAGCTTCAGCATGAGCTGGATGAGGCAGAGGAGAGGGCTGATATTGCTGAATCTCAGGTCAACAAGCTGAGAGCCAAGAGCCGTGATACAGGATCCAAGGTACTTAAAACAAGTGATTTtgttcacaaaaataaaaacctcAGAGAAGCCACAAATAAATACTCACAGTTATGTCAACTTGATAGGTCAACTCTATATCTGCACTTTTAGTGACTTTAGGATGTGAATTGCTACTAGTAGTTTTAACAACCACACTTGATGAAAATGCATTTTGGCTATTGGCAAAAAAATGCCATCAATGTCGATTAGCTGTGTACAGTTTAAATGATTTTGAACTGGATCAGCTAAACTAACATTCTTTtgacatgttttctttctgACAGAAGGGGGCTGATGAGGAGTGAAAATATTAGATGGATCTCTCTAAACATGGATTGCTGTGACGATCTCTTCTGTAGTTCTGTAGAATAAACCAGACATGAAATTGAATACCTCATcctcttttgtctttttttttttttttttaacaatatagaCATTTTAATACAATGTAGACAATATCCTAACATGATCCTGAACACAACAATAAATCAGTTGCCTGAATGTACTGTATGTGCCACAGACTAGGCTGTCTAGTCTAATATCTAATTCAAACTGAACACAAAATGTTCTTAACATGTCCTTTGAATTAGGGTCAACAATACAAAGACACAGGGTGGTTACCAATTTTACCAAACTATTGAAAACCACATAATGCATATTAATTTGTAAGCCCCTGAcctttaatgtatgtttttgacacaatttcatctttttttctgAGGCATTATGATTTAAAGTGCTCATGGATCCATTATTATGTCTCCATCAAAGCCATTAAATTAGAATTATTCAGTTTTGACAGAGCAGTAAAATGCAAGGAAAAAATTAACGTTCCGTATAATAATAGCCTACATAGACCATTACATTTGGTGAATGTGATTTAAGATTTgaattacaatatatatacaatatatattatatcaatATAAATTATTGTTGTGAACAGCCATTGTTAGAATTTAGAGTTCAGCTCAATTCTGAAGAATCTCTTTCTCATCAATTATGTTGGCAATAAATTAATTCTAAACCTAAAGTAACCTCCACAATGCTGTGAATTTGAGAGCTGCAATAGTCAGTTACCACCAGTTGAGGGCACCACCACCATTAAATCTCATATGAAGCATACTTTCTAAGTGTCTATGTAAAGCAGgatggggcaagttgtcacaacattttattccttTAATTTCTCTGTGTAGGTATATTCAATTTATGTAATATCAATTTATGTATACACAATTTACACATAAAGGCTTCAAAAATCTAACATTTACACTGGTATTGCTTGTTGTAGTGTTACTAATTACACCAACAGTAACAAATGAGAAAAGACTGTGTATGTGAGAGAATATAACATGTGATGACTTAATCTCAATAACCTGATgtttatgaaaaatactcaTGAGAACACAGTACAACTTTCCATTATGTAACTGACTTTGATATTAATGTATGTCAGTGTCaattatatttacttatttaccCAAATGCCATTACAAAGAATGATATTAGAAATGTAGTTTGGAGGACACAATTAACAAATAGTTTTATCTTCATTTGTAGTTAGAGACCAAAATACATAGCACTGCTAACATGTATGCAGTTACTAACCCAAAAGTTACTGAGATATATCTCCTGTGACAACTTGCCCAACTCTCCCCtactaaattatattatcaAAACAAATTCTCAGTAAGTAAAGTAATCAGTCTCACAGATAAATGCCATTTTTGTGAGAAGCACCCTTCAATTTGATAgtttactttgctggatatagcagatgataacaaaataaacatcacaattaaaatgtttaatctattgacagccctagtttaaAGGCTTCAATTTCTTTATGGAAACATTATTTCTTCTTTAAATTTTGGTGTGAAG is a genomic window containing:
- the LOC125258286 gene encoding myosin-7-like; amino-acid sequence: MGDAVMAEFGPAAPFLRKSDKERLEAQTRPFDMKKECFVPDPAVEYVKASITSRDGDKVTVDTEFGKTVTVKEVDVHPQNPPKFDKIEDMAMFTFLHEPAVLFNLKERYAAWMIYTYSGLFCVTVNPYKWLPVYNQEVVNAYRGKKRSEAPPHIFSISDNAYQYMLSDRENQSVLITGESGAGKTVNTKRVIQYFASIAATSGKKDPSQEKKGTLEDQIIQCNPALEAFGNAKTIRNDNSSRFGKFIRIHFGVSGKLSSADIETYLLEKSRVTFQLKAERDYHIFYQILSQRRPELLEMLLITNNPFDYAFISQGETQVASINDGDELMATDEAFDVLGFTNEEKNSIYKLTGAVMHYGNMKFKQKQREEQAEADGTEDADKVSYLMGLNSADLIKGLCHPRVKVGNEWVTKGQNVQQVYYSIGALAKSVYEKMFLWMVVRINQSLDTKQPRQYFIGVLDIAGFEIFDFNTFEQLCINFTNEKLQQFFNHHMFVLEQEEYKKEGIEWEFIDFGMDLQACIELIEKPMGIMSILEEECMFPKASDSTFKAKLYDNHMGKNPNFQKPRIVKGKPEAHFSLVHYAGTVDYNICNWLVKNKDPLNETVVGLFQKSTLKLLSILFANYASADSAADSGGKAGKGAKKKGSSFQTVSALHRENLNKLMTNLRSTHPHFVRCIIPNETKTPGAMENPLVMHQLRCNGVLEGIRICRKGFPNRILYGDFKQRYRILNPAAIPEGQFIDNKKGAEKLLGSLDIDHNQYKLGHTKVFFKAGLLGTLEEMRDDRLALIITGIQSRARGFLSRIEFQKIVERRDSLLVIQWNVRAFMGVKNWPWMKLYFKIKPLLKSAETEKEMANMKEEFTKLKEAYAKSETRRKELEEKMVSLLQEKNDLQLAVQSEQDNLTDAEERCEGLIKSKIQLEAKVKEMTERLEDEEEMNSELTAKKRKLEDECSELKKDIDDLELTLAKVEKEKHATENKVKNLTEEMAALDEIIAKLTKEKKALQEAHQQTLDDLQSEEDKVNTLTKAKAKLEQQVDDLEGSLEQEKKIRMDLERAKRKLEGDLKLTQENVMDLENDKQQMEERLKKKDFEISQLNSKIEDGQALESQLQKKLKELQARIEELEEELEAERAARAKVEKQRADLSRELEEISERLEEAGGATASQIEMNKKREAEFQKVRRDLEEATLQHEATAATLRKKHADSVADLGEQIDNLQRVKQKLEKEKSELRLELDDVVTNMEQLVKAKTNLEKMCRTLEDQMSEYRTKAEEGQRTINDFTMQKAKLQTENGELSRQLEEKDSLVSQLTRGKQSYTQQIEDLKRQLEEEIKAKNALAHAVQSARHDADLLREQFEEEQEAKAELQRSMSKANSEVAQWRTKYETDAIQRTEELEEAKKKLAQRLQDAEEAVEAVNAKCSSLEKTKHRLQNEIEDLMVDVERSNAAAAALDKKQRNFDKVLAEWKQKYEESQTELESAQKEARSLSTELFKLKNSYEESLDHLESMKRENKNLQEEISDLTEQIGESGKNIHELEKLRKQLEQEKQEIQTALEEAEGSLEHEEGKILRAQLEFNQVKADIERKLTEKDEEMEQAKRNQQRVVDTLQSSLESETRSRNEALRLKKKMEGDLNEMEIQLSQANRQAAEAQKQLKGLHGHLKDAQLQLDDALRGNDDLKENIAIVERRNNLLQAELDELRSLVEQTERGRKLAEQELLDVSERVQLLHSQNTSLLNQKKKLEGDNTQLQTEVEEAVQECRNAEEKAKKAITDAAMMAEELKKEQDTSAHLERMKKNMEQTIKDLQHRLDEAEQIAMKGGKKQVQKLEVRVRELESEVEIEQRKASDSVKGIRKYERRIKELTYQTEEDRKNLARLQDLVDKLQLKVKSYKRAAEEAEEQANSNLGKFRKLQHELDEAEERADIAESQVNKLRAKSRDTGSKKGADEE